The following proteins are co-located in the Streptococcus anginosus genome:
- a CDS encoding endonuclease/exonuclease/phosphatase family protein, with protein MAKFLTLNTHSWMEDEQEKKLDQLAERILQEKYDVICLQEVNQEMESEQVVQAPFYHAVDGAIAIHKDHFAHCLVERLIEKGLIYHWSWAYNHIGFDRFHEGVAILSLKPLKPSELLVSDANDPTDYHTRKVLLAETEVDGRLVTVASCHLSWWDKGFQEEWVQVEKELLQRDMPLVLMGDFNNPVGYEGYWHILKSPLALQDSHVVAATVIGTATVEGDIAGWAGNKDALKIDYIFTSKDFNVKKSAVVFDGKATPVVSDHFGLEAEVAF; from the coding sequence ATGGCAAAATTCCTGACTTTAAATACTCATAGTTGGATGGAAGATGAGCAAGAAAAAAAGCTAGATCAACTAGCTGAGCGGATTCTTCAAGAAAAATATGATGTCATTTGCCTGCAGGAAGTCAATCAAGAAATGGAGTCTGAACAGGTTGTTCAGGCTCCATTTTATCATGCGGTAGATGGCGCCATTGCGATTCATAAAGACCACTTTGCGCATTGTCTCGTGGAGAGATTGATAGAGAAAGGTCTTATTTATCATTGGTCTTGGGCTTATAATCATATTGGTTTTGATCGGTTTCATGAGGGAGTCGCTATTTTATCCTTAAAGCCGTTGAAACCAAGTGAGTTATTGGTTTCAGATGCCAACGATCCAACAGATTATCACACTAGAAAAGTCCTCTTAGCAGAAACAGAAGTTGATGGACGGCTTGTAACGGTGGCTTCCTGTCATCTTTCTTGGTGGGACAAAGGCTTCCAAGAAGAATGGGTACAAGTAGAAAAAGAATTGTTGCAGCGCGATATGCCTCTAGTATTGATGGGAGATTTTAACAATCCCGTCGGTTATGAGGGTTATTGGCACATTCTAAAAAGTCCGCTTGCTCTGCAAGACAGTCATGTTGTTGCGGCTACAGTCATTGGTACAGCAACAGTTGAAGGCGATATTGCCGGCTGGGCTGGAAACAAGGATGCTCTAAAAATTGATTATATCTTTACGAGTAAAGATTTTAACGTTAAAAAATCTGCTGTTGTTTTTGACGGCAAAGCAACACCTGTCGTTAGTGACCATTTTGGGTTAGAAGCAGAAGTTGCATTTTAA
- a CDS encoding plasmid mobilization protein produces the protein MSIPQKKRTRVNRFELRTTDEEAEKLRRRITQANLKTFQAYALKMLLNGNIVTYDYSELHQLRMEINRIGQNINQLVRYVNTFEELDGDLLQVLQSDIKEMKQLITSEFKTKGQARSNGSNQSYPNQK, from the coding sequence ATGAGCATACCCCAAAAGAAAAGAACACGAGTTAATAGATTTGAACTACGGACGACTGATGAAGAGGCGGAGAAATTACGTCGCCGGATAACGCAGGCAAATCTAAAGACTTTTCAAGCATATGCTTTGAAAATGTTACTCAATGGAAACATTGTCACCTACGATTATTCAGAGCTGCATCAGTTGCGAATGGAAATTAATCGGATTGGTCAAAATATCAATCAGCTGGTTCGCTATGTCAATACCTTTGAAGAGTTAGATGGTGATTTGTTACAAGTTCTTCAATCTGACATTAAGGAAATGAAACAATTGATTACAAGTGAATTTAAGACGAAAGGACAGGCACGATCAAATGGTAGTAACCAAAGTTATCCAAATCAAAAGTAG
- a CDS encoding ISLre2 family transposase: MVRFDERTFMDEMARLREKEFLKRVKAYDDSVATNMIQHGYKRVDSSERTVLFTFGEMTFSRNRWRKGKKTRYPVDEWLGLKPYIRYSPELILHMAKHASKLSYREVCRTIQTAYDLLVTKDAVLKAVKVAGRLFSEREQYRFLLEKEQPQKIQADKIYLEGDGVMVKTTSGGDERHNTDLAHFLVHTGTKKVGKNRYILQNKHEIIHTNYETAREELLDYLYNHFEITDKTILITNSDNGKGYTKRVFQEIKKSLGIKHHEHFWDAYHLNEQLETFLKPYPYSLQVLAFKAIQTYQKPLLQSVFDTVESLIQSDEEYDRFHTFRQKLFNHFKETKPPKLRGLSSQGIGVMESQHRKVTYRMKHRGMYWSVKGACAMAKMILLERMDQLEELFFGDWRREYQYYQGNRLSAGSLVNHYPHKAVIRKKGYFGKL, translated from the coding sequence ATGGTTAGATTTGATGAAAGAACTTTTATGGATGAGATGGCACGACTACGTGAGAAAGAATTTCTTAAACGTGTCAAAGCATATGACGATAGTGTTGCAACTAACATGATACAACATGGTTATAAACGAGTAGATAGCAGTGAGCGAACCGTGCTCTTTACTTTTGGAGAAATGACCTTCTCACGAAACAGATGGCGAAAAGGGAAAAAGACGCGTTATCCCGTCGATGAGTGGTTGGGATTAAAACCCTATATACGCTATTCTCCCGAACTTATTCTTCACATGGCTAAGCACGCTTCCAAATTGTCCTATCGGGAAGTTTGTCGAACGATTCAGACAGCTTATGATTTGCTCGTGACAAAGGATGCTGTCTTAAAAGCAGTTAAAGTAGCTGGTCGTCTTTTTTCAGAGAGGGAACAATATCGCTTTTTGCTCGAAAAAGAGCAACCGCAAAAAATCCAAGCAGACAAAATCTACTTGGAAGGGGATGGCGTGATGGTGAAAACAACCTCTGGTGGTGACGAACGTCACAATACCGATTTGGCTCATTTTCTCGTCCATACAGGGACTAAAAAGGTAGGTAAAAACCGTTATATCCTACAAAATAAACATGAAATCATTCATACAAACTATGAGACGGCTAGAGAAGAGCTACTGGATTATCTCTATAACCACTTTGAAATTACGGATAAAACGATTCTGATTACTAATTCAGATAACGGAAAGGGCTATACCAAACGAGTCTTTCAAGAAATTAAGAAGTCTTTAGGGATTAAACATCATGAACATTTTTGGGATGCTTACCACCTAAATGAACAACTTGAAACCTTCCTAAAGCCTTACCCTTATTCCTTGCAAGTGCTAGCTTTTAAGGCTATTCAGACATATCAAAAACCTCTCCTTCAGTCAGTATTTGATACTGTAGAGTCACTTATTCAAAGCGATGAGGAGTATGATCGGTTTCATACTTTCCGTCAAAAACTTTTTAACCATTTCAAAGAAACAAAACCACCCAAATTAAGAGGCTTATCCTCACAAGGGATTGGTGTTATGGAAAGTCAGCACAGGAAGGTTACATATAGGATGAAGCACCGAGGGATGTATTGGTCAGTAAAGGGGGCTTGTGCTATGGCTAAGATGATTCTCTTAGAACGAATGGATCAGCTAGAGGAGTTGTTTTTTGGAGATTGGCGAAGAGAATATCAGTATTATCAAGGAAATAGATTGAGTGCTGGTAGTCTGGTTAACCATTATCCCCATAAAGCCGTCATTAGGAAAAAAGGATATTTTGGTAAGTTATAG
- a CDS encoding helical hairpin domain-containing protein: MVVTKVIQIKSSKNLKRAINYITRDDATLIHDNGSQKEEDVFSYELVNNQVMKRLVAGHHLTDISDVDMIYEDFILLKQSVDAFYDNEVLSDLKNDNRVLAHHVIQSFSPEDHLTPEQVNEIGRKTALELTGGHYQFVIATHVDKGHLHNHIIFNTTNEVTLKKFRWQKNTARNLFQISNKHAEVYGAKILKPKMRNSYTDYSAWRRKNNFRVEIKERLDFLMKHSLDQKDFFQKARALDLRIDTSGKYVTYQLTDQPQQRPVRDRTLSKKGKYSLEKLQERFATNEVVYNLENVKDRYEEEKIKKEEDFELKITIEPWQITHLTATSIHIPITFGLDRKGTVSIPSRMLDQNDNGSFTAYLKRNDFFYFLNADHSEQNRFIKGTTLIKQLAAQNGELILTKNKNISKLDRLVEEFNFLAINQVSNFKQFEILEGQFLAQLSETDQTLESLDNKIVYLNKLLGALLDYQNELVPSQVSLHLLDTSKINKEMAPDSLRKEIKELQIERSTLQEHRDRIVTDYDFANEMKQRYNANRKQSQTRL, encoded by the coding sequence ATGGTAGTAACCAAAGTTATCCAAATCAAAAGTAGTAAAAACCTCAAACGGGCAATTAACTATATCACACGAGATGATGCGACGCTAATTCATGATAATGGAAGTCAGAAAGAAGAGGATGTATTTTCTTATGAGTTGGTCAATAATCAGGTCATGAAACGTTTAGTCGCTGGTCATCATTTAACAGACATCTCAGATGTAGATATGATCTACGAAGATTTCATTCTATTAAAACAGTCTGTTGATGCTTTTTACGATAATGAGGTTTTGTCGGATTTAAAAAATGATAATCGTGTATTAGCACATCATGTCATCCAATCCTTTTCGCCGGAAGATCATCTCACACCAGAACAAGTGAACGAAATTGGTCGAAAGACAGCTTTAGAATTAACGGGAGGTCATTATCAATTTGTCATTGCCACACACGTTGATAAAGGACATCTACACAATCATATCATTTTCAATACGACAAATGAGGTTACTTTGAAAAAGTTCCGCTGGCAAAAAAATACTGCTCGCAATCTTTTCCAAATTTCCAATAAACATGCAGAAGTGTATGGAGCTAAAATCTTAAAACCTAAAATGAGAAATTCTTATACAGACTATTCTGCTTGGCGACGAAAAAATAATTTTCGTGTTGAGATTAAAGAACGATTGGATTTTCTCATGAAGCACTCTTTGGATCAAAAAGACTTTTTTCAAAAAGCGAGAGCTTTGGATTTGAGGATTGACACAAGTGGAAAATATGTTACCTATCAATTAACCGACCAACCCCAACAACGTCCCGTCCGAGACCGAACACTTTCTAAAAAAGGAAAGTACAGTTTAGAAAAATTGCAAGAACGTTTTGCAACTAATGAAGTGGTTTATAATTTAGAAAATGTCAAGGATAGATATGAGGAAGAAAAAATCAAAAAGGAAGAGGATTTTGAACTGAAAATCACAATTGAGCCGTGGCAGATTACACACTTGACTGCAACATCAATTCATATTCCCATTACATTTGGATTAGATCGCAAAGGTACCGTTTCAATCCCTTCTCGAATGCTGGATCAAAATGATAATGGTAGCTTTACTGCATATTTGAAGAGAAATGATTTTTTCTATTTTTTAAACGCAGACCATTCAGAACAAAACCGTTTCATCAAAGGAACAACTTTGATAAAACAGTTAGCTGCTCAAAATGGCGAGTTGATTTTGACAAAAAATAAGAATATCTCAAAGTTAGATCGTTTGGTGGAAGAGTTTAATTTCTTAGCGATTAACCAAGTTTCTAATTTCAAGCAGTTTGAAATTCTAGAAGGACAGTTTTTAGCTCAGTTGTCTGAAACGGATCAGACACTAGAGAGCCTGGATAACAAAATCGTTTATTTGAATAAACTATTAGGAGCTTTATTAGATTATCAAAATGAGCTTGTCCCATCTCAAGTATCATTGCACCTTTTAGATACTTCTAAAATTAATAAAGAGATGGCTCCGGACAGTCTTCGAAAAGAAATCAAAGAGCTCCAAATCGAACGCTCAACATTGCAAGAACATAGAGATCGTATTGTAACAGACTATGATTTTGCGAATGAGATGAAACAGCGTTATAATGCAAACAGGAAACAGTCGCAAACTCGCTTATAA
- a CDS encoding PTS transporter subunit IIBC yields the protein MMKETFKNIFSFEFWQKFGKALMVVIAVMPAAGLMISIGKSIPMINPNVAALVTTGGILEQIGWGVIGNLHILFALAIGGSWAKERAGGAFAAGLSFILINRITGVFFGVTSDLLTKQGATVKTVFGGTIKVADYFVSVLEAPALNMGVFVGIIAGFVGATAYNKYYNYRKLPDALSFFNGKRFVPFVVILRSTIVALILAVFWPVVQTGINNFGIWIANSQKTAPILAPFLFGTLERLLLPFGLHHMLTIPINYTQLGGTYEVLTGAAKGTTVFGQDPLWLAWVTDLVNLKGSHADQYQHLLNSITPARFKVGQMIGSFGILMGVAFAIYRNVDDDKKHKYKGMMIATGLATFLTGVTEPIEYMFMFVATPLYLVYAVVQGLAFAMADIVHLRMHSFGSIEFLTRTPLAINAGLGMDIINFIWVTVLFAVGMYFIANFMIKKFNYATPGRNGNYETADGEDSDSSAQAGGKVAEASQAVNIINLLGGRANIVDVDACMTRLRVTVKDAEKVGTEEQWKAEGAMGLVMKGQGVQAIYGPKADVLKSDIQDLLDSGEVIPETLPSQMTASQAAEVSYKGVTEEIETVADGEVIAISDVKDPVFSQKMMGDGFAVEPENGNIYSPVAGTITSIFPTKHALGLLTDNGLEVLVHIGLDTVSLEGKPFEVHVAEGQKVAAGDLLVTADLEAIKAAGRETSTVVVFTNAQAIKSVTVETFGKVAAKTVVAKVEL from the coding sequence ATGATGAAAGAGACATTCAAAAACATATTTAGTTTCGAATTTTGGCAAAAATTCGGAAAAGCTCTGATGGTCGTTATCGCAGTAATGCCTGCGGCTGGTTTGATGATCAGTATTGGTAAGTCTATTCCAATGATCAATCCAAATGTAGCTGCTCTTGTTACAACAGGTGGTATTCTTGAGCAAATTGGTTGGGGAGTTATCGGAAACCTTCACATTTTGTTTGCATTAGCTATTGGAGGTAGCTGGGCAAAAGAACGTGCTGGTGGTGCATTTGCGGCCGGACTTTCATTTATTTTAATTAACCGTATTACAGGGGTCTTTTTTGGAGTAACTTCAGACCTTCTTACAAAACAAGGAGCTACTGTAAAAACTGTCTTTGGTGGAACCATTAAGGTGGCTGATTATTTTGTAAGTGTACTTGAAGCTCCTGCCCTTAATATGGGGGTGTTTGTTGGTATCATTGCCGGTTTTGTTGGAGCAACTGCTTACAACAAATATTATAATTACCGTAAATTACCAGATGCGCTTTCATTCTTTAATGGTAAACGGTTTGTGCCATTCGTTGTTATTTTGCGTTCTACAATTGTGGCTTTGATTCTTGCAGTATTTTGGCCAGTTGTTCAAACTGGAATCAACAATTTTGGTATTTGGATTGCTAACTCTCAAAAGACAGCTCCAATTCTCGCACCATTCTTGTTTGGTACTTTAGAACGTCTTCTTTTACCATTTGGACTTCACCATATGTTGACAATTCCAATCAACTATACTCAATTAGGTGGGACATATGAAGTGTTGACAGGGGCTGCTAAAGGAACGACTGTATTTGGTCAAGATCCATTATGGTTGGCTTGGGTAACAGACCTTGTTAATTTAAAAGGTTCACACGCTGATCAATATCAACATCTTCTAAATAGTATTACTCCAGCTCGTTTTAAAGTTGGGCAAATGATTGGTTCATTTGGTATTTTGATGGGGGTTGCCTTTGCAATTTATCGAAATGTAGATGATGATAAGAAACATAAATACAAAGGGATGATGATTGCAACAGGACTTGCAACTTTCTTAACAGGTGTTACAGAACCAATTGAATACATGTTTATGTTTGTTGCAACACCTCTTTATTTGGTGTATGCTGTTGTGCAAGGGTTAGCCTTTGCTATGGCAGATATTGTTCACTTGCGTATGCACTCATTTGGTTCGATTGAATTCTTGACTCGTACTCCACTTGCAATCAACGCTGGTTTGGGTATGGATATCATTAACTTTATTTGGGTAACAGTTCTCTTTGCAGTTGGAATGTACTTTATTGCCAACTTTATGATTAAGAAATTTAACTACGCAACTCCAGGACGTAATGGTAACTATGAAACAGCTGATGGGGAAGATAGTGATTCATCTGCTCAAGCTGGTGGCAAAGTAGCAGAAGCATCCCAAGCTGTAAATATCATTAACCTTCTTGGCGGACGCGCAAATATCGTTGATGTAGATGCCTGTATGACACGTCTCCGTGTGACTGTCAAAGATGCTGAAAAAGTTGGTACAGAAGAACAATGGAAAGCTGAAGGAGCAATGGGCTTGGTGATGAAAGGCCAAGGTGTTCAAGCCATTTATGGTCCGAAAGCGGATGTTCTGAAATCTGATATTCAAGACTTACTTGACTCAGGTGAAGTGATTCCCGAAACTCTTCCGAGTCAAATGACAGCTTCACAAGCAGCAGAAGTGAGCTACAAAGGTGTAACAGAAGAAATTGAAACGGTTGCTGATGGTGAAGTTATTGCTATCTCTGATGTCAAAGATCCTGTCTTTTCACAAAAAATGATGGGTGACGGATTTGCTGTTGAACCTGAAAATGGAAATATCTACTCACCAGTAGCAGGTACGATTACAAGCATTTTCCCTACAAAACATGCTCTTGGTCTCTTGACTGATAATGGTCTTGAAGTGCTTGTTCATATCGGACTTGATACGGTCAGTCTTGAAGGTAAACCATTTGAAGTGCATGTTGCAGAAGGGCAAAAAGTTGCAGCAGGTGATCTTCTTGTGACAGCTGATTTAGAAGCTATCAAAGCAGCAGGTCGTGAAACTTCAACAGTTGTTGTCTTCACAAATGCACAAGCTATTAAATCTGTAACTGTTGAAACATTCGGCAAAGTAGCAGCGAAAACAGTTGTTGCTAAAGTAGAATTGTAA